CATGCCGGCAGTGAAGAGTGAGGCGGCGACTGGATTGCCGGAAGCCATGAGCAGCGCGACAGAGTGGATCAACTTTGGAAGCGCGAGAATTAGCATATGCCGAGAGAAATATCGGAGAGATATATTACCTGGTACTGGGCAGCAGTTCCCCAGCTCGCTAGTTTCGCGGGGTCTGCAATCCGCTTCTTgagaccgtgagccccaaAGGCCCCGAAGCCGACAGCGGTCGCACCAGAAATGGCAGCAACTTTCCAGAAAATCGCACTGCTTGCCATTGTTTGGGTTTGCAAAGAGGATGAAGgtcgagggagaaggggagaggaCTCGTCTTCTGCAGGCATTCTGTGATTTGTGTTGATGTCGAATTAAGCTTGTGGGGGCAGgcggaaggtggtggagacttTTGCTGACTAACTCTGCCAAGCACGTTGACATCGGCAAAGGCTGCGATGTGATGTCAAGCACAACTTGAAGCAATTGGTAGTCCTGACGCTGTATCCGTTT
The sequence above is a segment of the Podospora pseudoanserina strain CBS 124.78 chromosome 5, whole genome shotgun sequence genome. Coding sequences within it:
- a CDS encoding hypothetical protein (EggNog:ENOG503P7QB; COG:S), producing the protein MPAEDESSPLLPRPSSSLQTQTMASSAIFWKVAAISGATAVGFGAFGAHGLKKRIADPAKLASWGTAAQYQLIHSVALLMASGNPVAASLFTAGMTMFSGSIYALTLNPEKFKFLGPVTPIGGVCLIAGWLVLAFGKRGSPPRFPRF